A stretch of Monomorium pharaonis isolate MP-MQ-018 chromosome 7, ASM1337386v2, whole genome shotgun sequence DNA encodes these proteins:
- the LOC105835856 gene encoding WD repeat-containing protein 92 codes for MDKLSKPQIICHIEKSVDYSLFDAKWIPCSAKFVVMGSRPRGTGIIQIYEISSGELKLVKNIERSNQMKCGTFKASSLRDRYLATGDFKGKLNIYNLEDPSIPVYSANAHTEIINAIDGVAGTSVGCGAPELVTGSKDGSVKVWDPRQKNRPVAIIEPKEGESRRDCWSVGFGNSYNSEERIVAAGYDNGDVKMFDLRAMSLRWESNLKNGVCGLEFDRKDIPMNKLVATTLESKFYLFDLKTQHPKKGFAYLVEKAHKSTVWLVKHLPQNRELFATCGGGGTICLWKYNYPEKRKTTDTDGIEQGIMGNISLLQNCTLSSQPISSLDWSPDKQGLAVCTSFDQCLRVIITTKLNTY; via the exons atggataaattatcaaaaccaCAAATAATCTGTCACATCGAGAAATCGGTGGATTATTCACTATTTGACGCAAAATGGATACCATGCAGTGCAAAGTTTGTGGTTATGGGCTCTCGACCTCGGGGTACGggtattatacaaatttatgaaatatctaGTGGCGAATTAAAGCTCGTCAAGAATATAGAGAGATCGAATCAGATGAAGTGCGGAACATTCAAAGCTTCCAGTCTTCGTGATAGATACTTAGCTACTGGTGATTTCAAg ggtaaattaaatatttacaatttagaaGATCCTTCAATACCAGTTTATTCAGCTAATGCTCACACAGAGATTATAAATGCCATTGACGGAGTGGCAGGTACTAGTGTGGGATGTGGAGCACCAGAATTAGTAACTGGATCCAAAGATGGAAGTGTAAAAGTATGGGATCCGAGACAAAAGAATCGACCAGTTGCTATTATAGAACCTAAGGAAGGAGAAAGTCGCCGAGATTGTTGGTCAGTTGGATTTGGCAATTCTTATAATTCCGAAGAAAGAATAGTAGCAGCAGGATATGATAATGGAGATGTTAAAATGTTTGACTTAAGAGCTATGTCGCTGAGATGGGaaagtaatttgaaaaatgggGTTTGTGGACTTGAATTTGACAGAAAAGATATCCCCATGAATAAGCTAGTTGCTACTACGCTAGAatctaaattttatctctttgaTTTAAAAACTCAGCATCCTAAGAAAGGTTTTGCCTATCTTGTTGAAAag GCACACAAGTCAACAGTGTGGCTGGTTAAGCATTTGCCACAAAACCGTGAATTGTTCGCAACATGTGGCGGTGGAGGAACAATCTGTCTTTGGAAAta taattatccagagaaaagaaaaactacAGATACTGATGGAATTGAACAAGGAATTATGGGCAATATTAGTTTACTACAAAACTGTACGCTCTCGTCGCAACCTATTAGTTCTTTGGATTGGAGTCCGGACAAGCAAGGACTTGCCGTTTGCACATCGTTTGATCAATGCTTACGCGTTATCATCACTACAAAACTGAATACGTATTGA